From a region of the Candidatus Dependentiae bacterium genome:
- the ileS gene encoding isoleucine--tRNA ligase → MAEQVDKAKKVSFKETLNLPKTEFPLRANAVVNDPIMIKRWEKENVFKKSFEYNAGKEKYILHDGPPYANGHIHLGTAYNKILKDIIAKSQRMMGKHVPVTPGWDCHGLPIELKVTKDTPGLEPKELKERCRAYAQHWVNVQRHEFKELGVLMDWDDPYLTMAPEYEASIIRAFGEFVDQGYIERKNKTVPWCSSCKTVLATAEIEYYDRKDPSIYVLFALEQQAIDIVLPTLKGKVVYALIWTTTPWTLPLNRAVLLKPKSTYAILKINDRYIAVGKELVAKIVHMLKIENKVIAEFISDDLVMQQAQAYHPFVDELTVPLILDHGVALDEGTAFVHCAPGCGPQDYDIGVQHKLEIFSPVGPSGYYQEGIFPAELEGMSIVDAAGWVITKLKEKNALLHKSSIVHSYPHCWRCRNGLIFRATKQWFCDLSKNNLKENALKAINGITMLPKKSKNRLLATVEGRLEWCLSRQRVWGIPITAVLCMQCDYTYINKELIKKVAQEIAKKGIEYWDIVDVKQLLPKNFTCPDCQSAEFKKEVDILDVWFDSGVSHYAVLAKKTSLGFPATIYQEGKDQHRGWFQSSLFTSMVLHGKAPMEIILTHGYTVDKDGRKMSKSLGNVVAPQDMIKKMGTDGLRLWAASVDYGGDLLVSDVVVDNVIQVGRKIRNTCRFLLSNLYDFNIKKDALPLDQLLPIDQYALQQLFEVQQSIRAFYEEYNLSAVFHELADYCTVSLSSFYLDIVKDRLYVEKSDGELRRSTQTACWYILDTLTRLMAPVMSFTAESVSDHYQQDKWDSIHLQDFAVLENIWQLLAQKIDALAIRWDLLKSIRSAVLKSIEVLREKGIIKHSLEARVTLYFDTKKEMLGILPAFFGDLKTAGQTAESFFKEFFIISQCTIQQSDDDLQKSELEGVFVSVQKAQGNKCLRCWHWNVMEYEDELCNRCQGVLS, encoded by the coding sequence ACAGAATTTCCATTGCGAGCGAATGCTGTAGTGAATGATCCAATTATGATTAAACGATGGGAAAAAGAAAATGTATTCAAAAAATCTTTCGAGTATAATGCAGGCAAAGAAAAATATATTTTACATGATGGCCCCCCATATGCAAATGGACATATTCATTTGGGAACTGCGTACAATAAAATCCTAAAAGATATTATTGCAAAATCACAACGCATGATGGGTAAGCATGTACCAGTAACACCTGGCTGGGATTGTCATGGTTTACCGATCGAACTTAAAGTTACGAAGGATACACCGGGTCTTGAACCAAAAGAATTAAAAGAAAGGTGTCGTGCGTATGCACAGCATTGGGTTAATGTACAGCGCCACGAGTTTAAGGAGCTTGGTGTACTTATGGATTGGGACGATCCTTACTTAACTATGGCACCAGAATATGAAGCATCAATTATTCGCGCATTTGGCGAATTTGTTGATCAAGGATACATTGAACGTAAAAATAAGACGGTACCTTGGTGTTCATCATGTAAAACGGTATTGGCTACAGCTGAAATTGAATATTATGATCGTAAAGACCCTTCAATTTATGTTCTTTTTGCACTAGAACAGCAAGCTATTGATATAGTATTGCCAACATTAAAAGGCAAGGTAGTTTATGCGCTTATTTGGACAACAACACCATGGACATTACCACTTAATCGTGCGGTGTTACTTAAGCCAAAATCAACCTATGCGATACTTAAAATTAATGATAGATATATAGCTGTTGGCAAAGAACTTGTAGCAAAAATTGTACATATGCTCAAAATAGAAAATAAGGTTATAGCTGAATTTATTTCAGATGATCTTGTTATGCAACAAGCTCAAGCGTACCATCCGTTTGTTGATGAATTAACTGTACCGCTGATTCTTGACCATGGTGTTGCGCTTGATGAAGGTACTGCTTTTGTGCATTGTGCGCCTGGTTGTGGCCCGCAGGATTATGATATTGGTGTGCAACACAAATTGGAAATTTTTTCTCCGGTTGGTCCGAGTGGGTACTACCAAGAAGGTATTTTTCCGGCTGAACTTGAAGGTATGTCTATTGTTGATGCAGCGGGGTGGGTGATTACAAAGCTCAAAGAAAAAAATGCATTATTGCACAAATCAAGCATTGTACACTCGTATCCGCATTGCTGGCGTTGTAGAAATGGTTTAATTTTCCGTGCAACAAAGCAATGGTTCTGTGATTTATCGAAAAACAATTTGAAAGAAAATGCTCTTAAAGCGATTAATGGTATTACCATGTTGCCAAAAAAATCGAAAAATCGTTTACTTGCAACAGTAGAAGGTCGGTTAGAATGGTGCTTATCTCGTCAACGCGTATGGGGAATACCTATTACTGCGGTGTTATGTATGCAATGTGATTATACTTATATAAATAAAGAGCTTATTAAAAAGGTTGCGCAAGAGATAGCAAAAAAAGGCATAGAATATTGGGACATTGTTGATGTTAAGCAATTGTTGCCTAAAAACTTTACATGTCCAGATTGTCAAAGTGCGGAATTTAAAAAAGAGGTAGATATTCTTGATGTGTGGTTTGACTCTGGTGTAAGCCATTATGCAGTTCTTGCAAAAAAAACCAGTCTAGGATTTCCAGCAACAATATACCAAGAAGGGAAAGATCAACATCGCGGATGGTTTCAAAGCTCATTATTTACCTCGATGGTACTACATGGTAAGGCGCCAATGGAGATTATTTTGACCCACGGTTATACCGTAGATAAAGATGGCCGTAAAATGTCTAAATCACTTGGCAATGTGGTAGCACCGCAAGATATGATTAAAAAAATGGGTACTGACGGGTTACGCTTGTGGGCAGCAAGTGTCGATTATGGTGGGGATCTACTTGTTTCTGATGTTGTTGTTGATAATGTAATTCAAGTTGGTAGAAAGATTAGAAATACCTGTAGATTTTTACTATCAAATTTATATGATTTTAATATTAAAAAAGATGCTTTACCACTAGATCAACTTCTGCCTATCGATCAATATGCATTGCAACAACTGTTTGAGGTACAACAATCGATACGTGCTTTCTATGAAGAATATAATTTGAGTGCTGTGTTTCATGAACTTGCAGATTATTGTACGGTTAGTTTGAGTTCTTTTTACTTGGATATTGTTAAAGATAGGCTGTATGTTGAAAAATCAGATGGTGAGCTTAGAAGATCAACGCAAACAGCGTGCTGGTATATTTTAGATACGCTTACACGGTTAATGGCACCGGTTATGTCATTCACTGCAGAGAGTGTTTCTGATCATTATCAGCAAGATAAATGGGATTCTATTCACTTGCAGGATTTTGCAGTGCTAGAAAATATCTGGCAACTACTAGCTCAGAAAATAGATGCATTAGCAATTCGCTGGGATTTATTAAAAAGCATTCGATCAGCAGTCTTAAAAAGCATCGAGGTATTACGTGAGAAAGGTATTATAAAACATTCGCTTGAAGCGCGGGTAACATTGTACTTTGATACAAAAAAGGAAATGCTCGGGATATTACCTGCATTTTTTGGAGATTTAAAAACGGCAGGGCAAACAGCTGAGAGCTTTTTCAAAGAGTTCTTCATAATTTCTCAATGTACGATACAGCAAAGTGATGATGACTTACAAAAATCAGAACTTGAAGGTGTGTTTGTTTCTGTGCAAAAAGCACAGGGAAATAAATGTCTGCGTTGTTGGCATTGGAATGTTATGGAATATGAAGATGAATTGTGTAACAGATGTCAAGGTGTTTTGAGTTGA